GCCCTGGCGGCAACCTGGTGGGATTTTCCCGCCCCCGGCCCGCAGGCGCCGGCTGGCCCTGTACCGACGCCGCTGGCGTGGACCGCACAGATCGAGCTGCTGGCCGGCGACGGCCATCCGGGTGATCGCGATGGCCCCTCGGCGCAGGCACGCTTCGCCGATCCCTACGCACTGCTGGGCAGTGCCGATGGCAGCGTTTATTTCACCGATGCTGGTGACAACAACCGCATCCGCCGCCGCCTGCCCGACGGTCGTATCGAAACGGTCGCGGGGCAGGGCGAGGGACGTGTTGATGGGCCTGCCCTGCAGGCAAGTTTCAACACCCCTTCGGGCATTGCTGCCGATGCGCAGGGCAATCTGTATGTGGCCGACACCGGCAATCATGCGATCCGGCGCATCAGCACCGATGGACAGGTGACGACGCTGGCCGGTGGCCAGCAGGGCTTCGCCGATGGTCCCGCTGCACAGGCGCGTTTCGATGGACCGATGGGCATCGCCGTGGATGCGCAGGGACAGGTCTATGTGGCCGATACCTGGAACGACCGCATCCGGGTGATCGGTACCGATGGCAACGTGCGTACGCTGGCCGGCGGCGACCGCCCGGGCTTCGCCGACGCGCCCGGTACCGACGCCCGCTTCGATACGCCGGTGGCGCTGGCCTTCGATGCGCACGGCGCACTGCTGGTGGCCGACCTGTTCAACAACGCGATCCGCCGCGTCGGCGCCGATGGCACGGTCAGTACCGCAGTCGGCAAGGGTGAGGTCATCAACGGCCCGCTGTCACTGGCCACCACGCACGACGGTGTGCTGTATGTGGGTGACCTGGACGGGCGCATCGTGCAGGTGACCCCGCAGGGCCATCAACTGGCGCTGCTGGGCAATGACCGCCTGCCACGCCTGGCGCGGCCCAGTGGCCTGGCCGTGGAGGCCGACGGTGCTCTGCTGGTGGCCGACTCCGCAGGCTATCGCCTGCATCGCCTGCGCCCGCTGCCGGTGGGTGAACTGCCTGCACCGGCGCTGGTGGGCCCGGCCTCAGACGCGGCGCTGCCGGACAGCGGTGGGCGCTGGCCGCTGGCACCACAGGACGGCTGGCATGAAGTGGTCGGCACGCTCGGCGAGGTGCGCGGCACCTTCCAGGGCGAGAGCCGCCACCACCTGCACGGCGGCTTCGACGTACGCGGCGATGTCGGCCAGACCGTGCTGGCGATAGCCGAGGGCAAGATCAGCAGCCCGATTGCCGCCTGGAGCCTGGGTGGGCAGGCTGAAGGCCTGGCCGTGGACCGGTTGAAGTACATCCACATGCGCGTCGGTCGTACGCCACGCGGCGAACCGTTCGACGCGCGCTGGCAGCCGCTGTACGCCGAAGACGGCACGCTGGAGCGCATCCGCGTACGGCGTGGCACGCGCATCCACGTGGGCGACCGTCTGGGCAGCATCAACAGCCAGGCGCACGTGCACCTGGCCGTGGGCAATGGTGGTTTCGAGACCAACGCTGTGGCACTGGGGTTCAAGGACTACGCCGACCACTTTGCGCCGCGCATCACCGACGTGGCGCTGCTGGACGACAACGACCAACCGCTGGCTGCCGGCACCGATGGCGTGGTGATGCTGGCCCGGCAGGGACGCGGCGTGCAGATCGTGGTGGAAGCCTGGGACCAGGTGGACAACAACCTGCCACGTCGCCGGCTGGGGCCGTACCAGGTGGGCTACCAGATCCTGGATGCCGCCGGGCAGCCACTGCAGGGCTACGAGCAACCGCGCTGGAACATCGTCTTCAACCGCATGCCGCCGCAGAAGCAGGCAGTGAAAGTGGCCTATGCCCCTGACAGTGGCATCACCGTGCATGGCAGCGCGGTTACCCGCTTCCGCTATCTGGTGACCAACACCGTGCGCGACGGGCTGATGGAAACCGGTCGCTGGCAGCCGGCGGCATTGCCGCCGGGCGAGTACATCGTGCGTGCCAGTGCGCGCGACTACAGCGGCAACGAAGGCGTAGGCCCGCGCGAGATCAGGGTACGGCTGCTGCCATAGCCGCAGCGGGGGCGCCGCAGCGTTCGCGCTCGGCGTCCATGTCCTCCAGCGGCCGCACCTCGATGCTGCCGAAGCGGGCCCATGGGAAGCCCTGCGCGATACGCATGGCCTCATCGCGGTCGTGGGCGACGATCAGGTTGAAGCCAGCCAGCAGTTCGCGGGTTTCGGCGAAGGGACCATCGAGCACCCGGCTGTGGCCATCGCGCACGCGCAGGGTCTGCGCCGATTCGATCGGCTGCAGTTTCTGCGCGGCCAGCAACGTGCCCTCGGCTTGCAGTTTGTCGGCATGGGCGAGGCAGTCGCGCATCAACGTATTGAAGTCGTCGATGGGCAGTGTGCGCAGCAGTGACGGGTCGATGTAGATCAGAAGCAGGTACTGCTGCATGGCGGAGTCCTGGCGGGGGGGCGGGGGTCCATGATCGCGCAGGTTTGCACGGGGGCATGCTGCACTGCGAAAGGCAGAGCGGGAAGCGCGCCTTCGGCGGGGATCGGCGAACGGCGGGGCCCCTCCGTGGTGGGGTGGGTTGGTCGCTGAAAGCTGGCTTCATGAGGGTGGGCCGGGCGGGTGGGATTGGCGGGGACGCCGTGAATCCGTCCCTGGAGGCTTAGCCGCGCCATCCATGGCGCGGATACCCCGCCAACCCCACCCGCCCGGCCCTAGACAGATTCCGGTGGCCGCACCACCACGGGAAATCACAAGCAAGAGCAAAAGCGGGTCGCTTCGCTCGCAAAGCCAAGGCAGCCAGCCAACTGCTGTTGCTGTTGATCTTGCTCTTGCTTCTGCCTTTTTCTTGATCTTCCCGTGGTGGATCGGAGGCAGGAACCTGTCCGTGGCCGGGCGGGTGGGTTGCGCAGGGGCGTAAGCGCCATGGATGGCGCGCCCGAGCCTACAGGGACGTATTCACG
This region of Stenotrophomonas lactitubi genomic DNA includes:
- a CDS encoding NHL repeat-containing protein, producing the protein MARWQGMAVGAVVVATAVALAATWWDFPAPGPQAPAGPVPTPLAWTAQIELLAGDGHPGDRDGPSAQARFADPYALLGSADGSVYFTDAGDNNRIRRRLPDGRIETVAGQGEGRVDGPALQASFNTPSGIAADAQGNLYVADTGNHAIRRISTDGQVTTLAGGQQGFADGPAAQARFDGPMGIAVDAQGQVYVADTWNDRIRVIGTDGNVRTLAGGDRPGFADAPGTDARFDTPVALAFDAHGALLVADLFNNAIRRVGADGTVSTAVGKGEVINGPLSLATTHDGVLYVGDLDGRIVQVTPQGHQLALLGNDRLPRLARPSGLAVEADGALLVADSAGYRLHRLRPLPVGELPAPALVGPASDAALPDSGGRWPLAPQDGWHEVVGTLGEVRGTFQGESRHHLHGGFDVRGDVGQTVLAIAEGKISSPIAAWSLGGQAEGLAVDRLKYIHMRVGRTPRGEPFDARWQPLYAEDGTLERIRVRRGTRIHVGDRLGSINSQAHVHLAVGNGGFETNAVALGFKDYADHFAPRITDVALLDDNDQPLAAGTDGVVMLARQGRGVQIVVEAWDQVDNNLPRRRLGPYQVGYQILDAAGQPLQGYEQPRWNIVFNRMPPQKQAVKVAYAPDSGITVHGSAVTRFRYLVTNTVRDGLMETGRWQPAALPPGEYIVRASARDYSGNEGVGPREIRVRLLP
- a CDS encoding YciI family protein, producing the protein MQQYLLLIYIDPSLLRTLPIDDFNTLMRDCLAHADKLQAEGTLLAAQKLQPIESAQTLRVRDGHSRVLDGPFAETRELLAGFNLIVAHDRDEAMRIAQGFPWARFGSIEVRPLEDMDAERERCGAPAAAMAAAVP